CGAAAAGAACAAGGCGATAGAAGCCTTACATAATTCAGAAAAACTTCTGAGTGAATCCAATCGTACGAAGGATATTTTCTTTTCTATTATTGCGCACGATTTAAGAAATCCATTGGGTGCTTTTAAACAACTGACAGAACTATTATATACGGATTTTGATTCATATACGGACAAAGAAAAAAAAGAAACCATCTATGAAATTCAAAATTCTGCATCTATGTTGTATGGACTTTTAGAACAACTTTTGGATTGGGCAAGAACCCAAACAGGGAATATGCCATTCCGACCAAAGCATCTGAATTTGGTTGCAATTATCTCTAAAATCGCGAATCAAGTTGAATCCTCGATTAAAAAAAAATCCATCCGCATGTTCACCGAAATTCCTTCCGAATTGGCCTATGTCTATGCTGATTCCGAAATGATCCAAGCAGTTCTGCGAAATCTAATTACCAATTCAATTAAATTCACAAATGAGGGAGGAGAAATTAGAATCGTCGCGAAACAAGATGAAGATGGTATTCGAGTGGAATGTCATGATAACGGAATTGGAATGTATAGTTCCGATTTAGAGAAATTATTTCGCGTGGATGCGCAATTGACAAGTATTGGTTTGGAAGGAGAGAAGGGAACAGGACTTGGCCTCATTCTTTGTAGTGAATTTATAAAACTTCATGGCGGGGAAATTTGGGCAACTAGTGAAAAAGGTAGGGGTACAACAGTTAGTTTTCGATTGCCCGATAGACGCTAATTTCGAACTTTTTATCCAGAATTGAGAATACATTCTAATGTTTTCAATGATAAGGAAGCTCTATCAGATCATACATTTTTCACAGGCAGAAGGATGGTAAATACGGTTCTCCCCGGTTTCGTTTCCAGCTCTATGGTTCCATCATGTTTTTCTACCACGTGTTTTGTTATGTAAAGCCCAAGCCCAGTTCCTTCTCCGATTGGTTTGGTTGTAAAGAATGGGTCAAAGATTTTTGTTTGTATGTCTTTAGGAATCCCACTGCCCGAATCTTCAATGGAAACAAAAACATGGAATTTACCTTTGTTTTCTTTTTTTCCAATTTTGATTTTTAAAAAACCTTTGCCAGTCATGGATTGGATTGCGTTTTGAATTATGTTGGTCCAAACTTGATTTAATTCATCCGGGTAACATTCGATAGACGGAATTTCTTCAAATTCGGTAGTCAGTTCAATCCCTTGTTTCATGGAACTCTCAAAAATGGTAAGAACCATGTCTAAAGAATCCGAAAGGTTGATGGTTTGTTTTTCACCTTTTGGGTCAAAATGCGTAAATTTTTTGAGAGATTGAACCAATTTTATCGCGCGGTGGGTGGCGATTCTGATCGTCATTGTTCCTTGTAGTATTGAAATTACTCTTTCTGCTATCCTAAAAAAAGTGGAACTATCTTTGTTCGTTAGAATGGGAATCCACTCCTCTGGAATTTCCCGAAGTCCTAAGGAAACAAAAAGTTCAACTTTCTCTTCAGAATCATTGATTCCCAAACTTTGTAAATATTTAATCAAATCTCGTTTGTTTTGTCGGGCTTCTTTTGTAGAGATGGGTTCGTTCTGCGTTAATGCTAGTTCTACCAAAGATAGAAAAATGGGAAATGTTTCTCTTGATATCGGATCTGACTCTGGGAGATGTTTGAAGTGTTCTACTATTCTTTTTTCGATTGCTTCACCAGAAGCAATGACGGCGCTTAGTGGTGAATTGATATCGTGAGCAACACTAGCCACCATCACACCAAGAGATGCCATCTTTTCTGACTGAACCAATTGGTTTTTTGCTGCTTTTAAATTTAATTCTGCAGTAAGGATTTCATTGGATATATGTTTTGATAAAAAGAGAGATTGAAAGATAACAAATAACAAAAGTCCATAGGAGAGTAATAGGGGTTCTGTTTTGTGGAACAAAGATAAAATAATATCGTTACTCGCAGAACCAATCAGAAGAATCGAAGATAATCCTAAATAAATATATCCATCTCTTTTATCTCTAATGTAGCGAATGATCAAGTAAATGATAATGGCTAAAAGAAAACTGAGGAATGTAAGAACGAAAAGATGGAGATAGCTGATTGTATAAATGGGACCGAAAATGCTAATAAATACTGGTATAAGAATGATACCACTCATTCCGTGAATGATATAACTTGGTATATATTCGCGGGTGAGGCTGTAGAAATAATAAAGTCCTAAAATGGCACCTGCATATTGACTAAAAAAATTGATTCGAAAGACCAGTTCGCTGGAATTTTCGCCGATGATCAGAAATAACGACCTGGCTCCTGTGGCAAGGATTTGTAATGCCATAATCTGGCAAAACAGAAAGAAAAACAGTGATCCAATGACTCTACCGCGAGTAAAATAGATTCCCAACTGATAGAGTCCCAAAAGGAAAAGGCCCCCGACAATCAATGATTGTTCAAATATTTCTTTGTCTCTCGCTTTTGCAAGGGACTCAGTTTTTCCGAGTAGTGGAAGGAAACGAATTCCCCCTGCTTGATAGAAACGATTCCGAAGAAGAATAGTTATCCGAACTTTTTCTTCAGTTGTTGGCAAGAGAACAATTTGTACAGGTCTGCGATCAAAACTATCACCCTCTCCATAAATATCGCCGATGGATCCAATTAAGATTCCATTTTGATATATTTTACAATCAGAGAATACAATATTAAAATCTAGACTTAGGTTAATTGGTTCCTTTGGCGGGATGATGTTAAAAAAATAACTTCCGACTCCTAAACCTGTTCTCTTTTTATTGTTATTTGGGTTATAAGAATTCCAATGCGGTGAATCTGGTATGGTGACGAGAATTGTATCACCCCCTTCAGTGAAATCAAATCTGCCAGGAGTAAATCTCCATTCACCAATCAGAGGAATTATTGGTTTAGATTGAAAGTTATGTTTTGAAAGATCAAGAACGCCTTGGACTAATTTCGGAGAATCGGTTTCTGGGTTTGCGCAGGAAAGGACGGCAAAGCAAAAGAAACAGAAAATTAATAAAGTGAATATAACTTTCATTCTTTCTTTTGTTCTCGCTATGGTTTGTATAAAGTTCAGAAATAGATGCGTCCATAAACAGAATCGTTTTCCAGGGTGGGTCAAGTGTATTTTTTTGTTACAGAATGTTCTAAAACTACATTTTCCATAAAATAAATTTGTTTTGTTTATTATCGAAACAAAACCGGTGTTTGGTTGAGGTGAGCTAGTGCCGGAATTTGGTCAGAAACATAGTTCTTTTTTATTCTTTGTTGGAGAGAATTAAGTCGAAAAATACATCGGAAACGTCTTACCGAGTTTCCTAATCATAGGGAAGGGTATCAAAAAAGTCTGATAAATCGGGATAATTTTTATAAAAGTTGATTGACGGTGAGTGTACATTCCGAATGATGGTGAAACGGTGATTGACTAAAGGCCCGGAAGGG
The sequence above is drawn from the Leptospira sp. WS4.C2 genome and encodes:
- a CDS encoding ATP-binding protein, producing the protein MKVIFTLLIFCFFCFAVLSCANPETDSPKLVQGVLDLSKHNFQSKPIIPLIGEWRFTPGRFDFTEGGDTILVTIPDSPHWNSYNPNNNKKRTGLGVGSYFFNIIPPKEPINLSLDFNIVFSDCKIYQNGILIGSIGDIYGEGDSFDRRPVQIVLLPTTEEKVRITILLRNRFYQAGGIRFLPLLGKTESLAKARDKEIFEQSLIVGGLFLLGLYQLGIYFTRGRVIGSLFFFLFCQIMALQILATGARSLFLIIGENSSELVFRINFFSQYAGAILGLYYFYSLTREYIPSYIIHGMSGIILIPVFISIFGPIYTISYLHLFVLTFLSFLLAIIIYLIIRYIRDKRDGYIYLGLSSILLIGSASNDIILSLFHKTEPLLLSYGLLLFVIFQSLFLSKHISNEILTAELNLKAAKNQLVQSEKMASLGVMVASVAHDINSPLSAVIASGEAIEKRIVEHFKHLPESDPISRETFPIFLSLVELALTQNEPISTKEARQNKRDLIKYLQSLGINDSEEKVELFVSLGLREIPEEWIPILTNKDSSTFFRIAERVISILQGTMTIRIATHRAIKLVQSLKKFTHFDPKGEKQTINLSDSLDMVLTIFESSMKQGIELTTEFEEIPSIECYPDELNQVWTNIIQNAIQSMTGKGFLKIKIGKKENKGKFHVFVSIEDSGSGIPKDIQTKIFDPFFTTKPIGEGTGLGLYITKHVVEKHDGTIELETKPGRTVFTILLPVKNV